In one Rutidosis leptorrhynchoides isolate AG116_Rl617_1_P2 chromosome 8, CSIRO_AGI_Rlap_v1, whole genome shotgun sequence genomic region, the following are encoded:
- the LOC139861640 gene encoding CAAX prenyl protease 1 homolog: MAFPYMEAVVGFMILMYIFETYLDLRQHAALKLPTLPKTLEGVISQEKFEKSRAYSIDKSNFHFIHEFVTIVMDSAILLFGILPWFWNKSGDILESVGLDAESEIYHTLTFLAGVMIWSQITDLPFSLYSTFVIEERHGFNKQTFLLFIRDMIKGMILAVVIGPPVVAAIILIVQKGGPYLAIYLWGFMFVLSLVMMTIYPVLIAPLFNKFTPLPDGELRTKIETLASSLNFPLKKLFVVDGSTRSSHSNAYMYGFFKNKRIVLYDTLIQQCKNVEEVVAVIAHELGHWKLNHTMYSFIAVQVLTLLQFGGYTVVKNSKDLFCSFGFDTQPVLIGLILFQHTIIPIQHLVSFGLNLVSRAFEFQADAFAKKLGYSKPLRDGLVKLQEENLSAMNTDPWYSAYHYSHPPLVERLAAIDEADKKYD, encoded by the exons ATGGCGTTTCCCTATATGGAAGCCGTCGTTG GATTCATGATATTGATGTACATTTTCGAGACGTATTTGGATTTACGACAACATGCTGCGCTTAAGCTGCCAACCCTTCCTAAAACTTTGGAAGGGGTGATTAGCCAAGAAAAGTTTGAAAAATCTAGAGCTTATAGTATCGATAAAAG TAACTTCCATTTCATTCATGAGTTTGTGACAATAGTAATGGACTCAGCTATTTTGCTCTTTGGCATATTGCCGTGGTTTTGGAAC AAATCAGGTGATATTTTGGAGTCCGTTGGCCTTGATGCAGAGAGTGAAATATATCATACACTCACATTTCTAGCTGGTGTCATGATTTGGTCTcag ATTACAGACTTGCCATTTTCATTATATTCTACTTTTGTAATTGAGGAGCGTCATGGTTTCAACAAG CAAACATTTTTGCTTTTCATCCGAGACATGATTAAGGGCATGATATTGGCTGTAGTTATAGGACCCCCTGTTGTGGCAGCCATCATTCTAATAGTACAG AAAGGCGGTCCCTATCTGGCTATTTATCTTTGGGGGTTTATGTTTGTTTTGTCGCTCGTCATGATGACAATTTACCCAGTTTTAATTGCGCCCCTTTTTAACAAGTTCACACCT CTACCAGACGGCGAGCTCAGAACAAAGATCGAGACACTTGCTTCTTCTCTCAATTTTCCTTTGAAGAAGCTGTTTGTCGTGGATGGATCTACAAGGTCAAGCCATAGCAAT GCATACATGTATGGGTTCTTTAAAAACAAACGCATTGTTCTTTATGATACTTTGATCCAGCAG TGCAAAAATGTTGAAGAAGTTGTTGCTGTGATTGCTCATGAACTTGGTCACTGGAAACTTAATCACACAATGTACTCCTTTATTGCTGTTCAG GTTCTTACACTTTTGCAGTTTGGAGGTTATACCGTTGTAAAGAACTCGAAGGACTTATTCTGTAGTTTTGGATTTGATACTCAACCAGTCCTCATTGGGCTCATATTATTTCAG CACACTATAATACCTATCCAGCATCTTGTGAGCTTTGGCCTCAACCTTGTTAGTCGTGCTTTTGAGTTTCAG GCTGATGCTTTTGCGAAGAAGCTCGGTTATTCTAAACCACTTCGCGATGGACTAGTTAAGCTGCAG GAGGAGAATCTGTCAGCAATGAACACGGATCCATGGTACTCTGCGTATCACTACTCTCACCCTCCTCTGGTTGAACGATTAGCTGCCATTGATGAAGCTGATAAGAAGTATGATTGA
- the LOC139863120 gene encoding cinnamoyl-CoA reductase CAD2-like, which produces MWYVVSKTLAEDAAVKYSKENGLVLLVINPGYVIGPILQPTLNLTSEGFMNMVKTGKEVFADGIYRLVDVRDVANAHILAFENLEANGRYLMVGNMVSSSMIMKIIKKLFPILGFSQRWYEETNCIKPLPFSISKARAESLGVEFTPLEVTIKDTIESLTY; this is translated from the exons ATGTGGTATGTCGTTTCAAAGACCTTGGCTGAAGATGCTGCTGTTAAATATTCAAAAGAAAACGGACTGGTGTTGTTGGTTATAAATCCTGGATATGTGATTGGTCCTATTTTACAACCAACACTCAATCTAACTTCTGAGGGATTCATGAACATGGTGAAAACCG GTAAAGAAGTATTCGCAGATGGAATCTATAGACTTGTCGATGTTAGAGATGTTGCTAATGCACATATATTAGCCTTTGAGAACCTGGaagctaacggtagatacttaatGGTTGGGAATATGGTTAGTTCTTCGATGATCATGAAGATCATAAAGAAACTATTTCCTATTCTTGGCTTTTCGCAAag GTGGTACGAAGAGACCAACTGCATCAAGCCACTTCCTTTCAGTATATCAAAGGCAAGAGCGGAGAGTTTAGGCGTTGAATTTACGCCATTGGAGGTAACCATCAAGGACACAATTGAAAGCTTAACTTATTGA